TATCTATAAATACAAGCTTTCTGTGCAAATATTGTTACTCTGATTTTGAATAGCTATAAATGGATCAGAACAGATTTGTcgattttcaaaaccagaagaggaAGGTCAGAGCTGTCTTGAGGATATTTTATTAATGGTTCAGATATTAGTAAGTACTGataacctggaaaaaaattttaGGTAAAGATAATCACTTTGCCTAATAACATACCTTTGGGTTACCGTTGCAGCCCTCATTTGTGATCTGAAAGTTCCCCGTTGGGACTTCCAGACTGGCAGGCAGCTGCGTACTTCACCGCTGTATGACCGCCTGGATGCACAGGGAGCTAGGTGGATGGAAAAGCATGGATTTGAGAGAGTCAAATATTTTGTCCCACCTGGGAAAGGTGAGATCATACTTTCCTCTGCCTAGTGCATCCCTGTTGGTCTATGTAAGATCTCAGCTCATCCCGTTTCTGAATTGACCCGTTGATTCTTCTTTACATCAGATCTGCTGGATTTGGATCAGAGCAAAACCTTTTACAAACCGGATTGGTTTGATATTGTGGGTTCTGAAGTCAAGTGCTGTAAGGAAGCAGTTTGTGTCATTGACATGTCATCTTTTACCAAGTTCGAAATAAGCGTAAGTACCTAGGAAGTGGCAAAGCATCAGCCTGGTAAGAGTGGCCTTCAGTTTCGTATTGACTGCTTTTACAAAATTGTGTGTCCCCTGTTGGGGATAGATAGAGGAAGTCAAGCTGTATGACCAAATTTAGGTTGTACCACAATATTTAGTATAGAACTTTGCTTTTTGTCTGTCGGGTGTACAGTTTATAGAAATACCTGCTTACTCTATCAACAGAATTTGACCTCCAGCACTACATCACCATTGTATCCTATTACACTTCAGACATCAGTTCACTGTCATTACGAATTTAATGAATTTGGGCCAGGACGTTGCGATCTTAAACTGCCCCAGTGGATTTGTATTGCTCAGACAGGTTGTCTGactttctctccctttcaaTTCCTGTAGTCCACAGGAGACCAGGCCCTGGAGAGTCTGCAGTATCTCTTCTCAAATGACCTGGATGTGCCAGTTGGGCATGTTGTGCATACGGGCATGCTTAATGAGAAAGGAGGTTATGAGAATGACTGCAGCATAGCACGACTGAGCAAACGCAGGTAAGTATGCAGACAGTGTCTTTATCCATCACCCTCTGGGTGTTAGAGCCTTTAAGAACCTCTTAATGAAGATCACAAAGTTTTTTCACCACTgtaaactaaaaagaaaaattgcagttttccaCTTACGTTCCTAATTCAGTAACCCAAATGAAAGGGAGCTCCTGAATTTACGTATGTTGGGGGAAATACGCCTTTGTCTGAGACTACAGATGAAGATAGGTTTCTGCAAAATGTTAGGCCTTCAGATGTTTAATTGCACAATTGAAATACAATTTGTTTTCAGCAGTCATTAGAGTTTATTAATTTAGGTTGTCATCTAAAGTGCAAACCAAATGGTTCCTCATTGGCTCCTGGCCAGTCTCCTCACTGAAATTGCATgctgaaaatactattttttgaTTATTTCAACTTGCATTGCAGTATGGGTACTCTAATTCTCAGCTCTGCAGTCTTccatggtttgttttttgtgtgctCTCTGGTGCAAACTGACATGATCACAGTATCTCATCCTTAGACTCAACAGTTTGGGCTCTCTTTGGCATTCAATCAAAAAACTACTTCTTCACAGGCATGTCCCAGCTGaatgttgattttatttctctggaccgttttctgtgtgtgctttCATTGTATTGGTATGAAAGCATTCTTCTTTGCTGCTCTTTCAAttagaaacagcttttctttctcttcctcttctgtctgTATTCATGTATTGCTTAAAAGTACTGTCCTTCTCTGTGTGAAACCAGGAGCCTTCCTCCTTGCCTAGTCATTTCTGCAGATGTTATCTCTGTCAGTAATGTACTTTAACTTGCAGCTTGTATGAAAGAAGACTTATGCAACAAGTAGCTCATTTTCACATATCAAGTGGAGTTCTCTTTTTGGAAACTGTTAATAATAACTGCCATTGTGTGTGAAAAGACTCACACTGAAACAAGAAATTGCTGTGTGAACCATGCACTCTTCTGACTGTCAGAGCAGACAATCACTGGTCGTGAAGAGCTGCAAATACCTTCTGCAAAGCGATTGTGGCTTTTGAGGTACCCTGTAAACCTGCTGTAAACTGCCCGTGTTCCACTTCTAGTCCCTTCTTGTCACTGGACTGACTGCTGCTAATGCTTGAAGGCTGGGGTTTCTCATCATGACAGAAGTGATGGCATTGATCCAGAGACTCTAGCTGTGTTTTTTTGCAAACCAGCTTGTTTTGGTCTCCTGTTAGCTCAGAGGCTGCTGGATCGCTCCAGTAGTTCATGGACAAAGAATGAACTGAATCATCTTGTGGCTGCTTGTTCATTGTTTGTGGTTTCAATTTGTTCCAGCTTCTTCATGATCTCCCCTACTGACCAACAAGTCCATTGCTGGGCCTGGCTGAAGAACCGCTTACCCGACGACGGCAACCTGACCATGGAAGACGTGACCTGGAAGTACACGGGTAAGAAATCACTGAATGCAGACCTCCTTATACAGCCTGGAATCACAAATGATGTCTTGTGCTGCATGCCCGTTAATTTTTTAAGGTGTCGGAGTGGTGACTGGGTCTCCTTTCCAAACAGCTGGATGAGAACAGCAATTCAGAGACTTCCTTCCAGCATGCCCTGAGCTGGGagacagcttttcctttgctgtgcaCTGTCAGGAGGGAGAGTTTAATGtctctttcctcctttattAAGTGTAAACATACCTATTGGTTCAGTAAACACTAAGGTTTTAGAAATTGGAGTGTGCACATATGTAAGGTAGACACCGGGCAAGGCTTCTCCAGGCTTATCCTAGTATTGTTACCTGCCCTTCTTTAGCTCTCAATCTGATCGGCCCCCGTGCTGTCGATGTCTTGTCAGAGTTGTCATATGCCCCGATGACTCCAGAAcacttcccctctctcttttgCAAGGTGAGTGACtgtgcttccttccttctcaccCCACTAGGTTTTTTCAAAGCGTCTgtggaaggaggggaagaattATGCTTTGGATAGTTAGAAGGGAATTTAGATTCACACGCAGGTTTGCTGCAGTTTCCGAGCGAAGTTGGTAATGAACTCACTAGGCTCACTGCAACTACTCCTCTGTGGGTTCTGCTTGCTGAATGGATAGGTGAATATGCGTTTGGTTTCGCTATTCCACTCACTCTAGGCTTGGTGCCATTTTATATCTCGGCATATTTCATATAATCAGTCAGGAAGCTGTCGGtcagaggagcagctgggatCGGTGACCGGGGAGTCATTGTTTCCTGTCACATTAAGAAGTTGAGCAGATAGCTGCTATTCAACTTCTGTCTTGTATCTCGAATACAAGCCTGTGTCCTGACCTAGTTCCAGGGCTTATTGCCAAGTGTCATGAAGTGATTAAGAAGTCTGGGTAATGTGACATCactatttgaatttttaaattcaaattctTTGCAAGTACGTGCTGGTTGTGAATACAGTGAGGAATGGGAGAGAGGGCTGGCCGGTGTGGTTTGTGTTACACGTTGTGCTCCCCCTGGATCTCTGCTGTGTTCCGGTTTGGATGATTTCACCCCCTCTGATTCTGCAGGAGATGAGCGTGGGCTATGCTAATGGCATCCGTGTGATGAGTATCACTCACACAGGAGAACCTGGATTCATGCTTTATATCCCCATAGAGGTAAGAGTACACTGTAGCCTTAGCTAATTAAAAAGGTTGCTTGCATGCATAATCAGAAACACTTTCCAAGTTGACACAGGTATGAAAGGTCTGGTTTGTAGCTTGGGaaagctgcctgcaggcaccagGGGGAGTTTCTCCGCTTCGTGTCCCATTCCAGTGGGACAGGCCTCTTGTGCTGCAGCGGCAGGGCACCCTAGGGTCCATGGTGGTGTCAGATGCTGTTGCTCTCTCCGGGTGTTAGTCTGCATCTCTGTGTTTCACCCTTCCTTTGCAGTACGCCCTTCACGTGTACAACGAGGTGATGAACATGGGACAGAAGTACGGCATTCGGAATGCCGGTTATTACGCGCTCCGCAGCCTGCGCATTGAGAAGTTCTTTGCGTTCTGGGGCCAGGATCTGGACGCTTTTACCACTCCTATGGAGTGTGGACGCGAGTTCCAGGTCAAGCTGGACAAGGTACACCGCCTCCTGCACTGGGGTGGGTGGAAGAGCGGTACTGAATTGAAAAGGCTGCCAGCCGAATGGATAGATGCCTTGGTTTTGATGGAGCTGCGTGTAGTGCATAACTATAACCTATATTTTTATGCTTCAGCAAAGTTCTAGAAATACCAAAAATGTTCTGTCTTCCTCCTTCCTGGGCAGCATTCCTGGTGATCTGTGTAGTGTCCTGTATTGCTCAGGGGTGCTGTCTACCTTACAGATGCTCAGAGTTTGTGTTTCTTCCAGCTGTTTTCCCAATCTGATGAAGCAAAAGCCAGCCTGTGCACCAAGTGGCATTTAATGATGTTAAATATGAGGATAAGCACAGAGGAcaggtgttttctgtttttactaAAATGGGAGTTCTCTGCTTTTACTGAAATGTAAATCACCATAGAGTTGTATCCTGCTTTTGGGGTGGCAGGTGCTGCCACTGTCACTTGTCTGTCTTCTTTCTTGCATCTTTGCACAAGCCAAAACAACTGCTTGTATCAATTCAGGAAGGGGATGTAGTGATTAGGGATACAAATTTCATGTGCTATTACAGTTTCCCTCTGGTTTATAAAACACAGTAGACTTCTGGAAccagaaaaatggcaaaaactAGAAACGGTGACACAGTTTTCACTCTGGTGAAAATTAGAATGATGTTTTTAAAGGCCGGCTTCGCGAAGATTTTTGTGCCTTTTAACATCTGGAACAACAAATATGATAGGAAAGTTTCTATCTGAGCTGGGCTTCTTACATATAGAAGCAACCTGTCTTGACAGGGTGTAAGTTCCAAGCGTAAGTTGACCTCGTGTCAGTAAACTTGTCTGCTAAAACTCGGCCACCACTACAGTTTGTGTTCCTTTCATCAGCTGAtgcttccctctctccccaggGAATGCAGTTTGTCGGCCAGGAAGCACTGTTGGAACAGAAGCAGAGTGGTGTGTACAAGCGCTTTACCATGTTCATTCTTGAGGACCATGACACGGATATGGACCTCTGGCCCTGGTGGGGGGAGCCCATTTTCCGCAACGGCCGCTATGTGGGCAAGACCACCAGCAGTGCCTACAGCTACACGCTGGAGCGCCACGTCTGCCTCGGCTTCGTGCAGCACTTTGACGAGAAGACAGGAGAAGAGCTGGTGGTGACCACTGACTTCATCAACCAGGGCGAGTATGAGATTGACATTGCTGGGCAGCGCTTCCAGGCCAAAGCCAAGCTCTACCCCTTCAGCTCCCTCTTCACACACCGTCGCCGCAAGGATGAGGTGGAACTGAGCGGCTACCAGAGGGAGTAGTGCTGACTAGACCCGACCTGCTCCTTTTCCCACGCTGGAGTCTTCTCCCACTATCTTCCAGTCCTTTCTCCTCGCTCCAtgtattcctttcttttcctttcttgtccttcaacttttaaactttttccaGTGTgttatattttgtatattttaaaactttaattttcaaGCTTTCCCAATCCTGTCGGTCTCCCTCCTTCAACCCTTTGCTTGCCAGGCtcccctgtgccccagcagATGAAGCACAGTGCTGAGCATGCATCCAGAAGTCCATGGGAAGCCTGTATAGGAGTGAACCCCACCAGGGGCCCTCACCTCGTGGTGGTGGGAAGAATTGGGGTGAACCTCTGAGGACTAgacccttcctctctcctctccagcGTAAGGCATGGGACAGCAGGTGTTTGCTGCCTGTGGTTCAGATGAACGCTGTGACTTCACCCTGCTCTCCGCATACCGCGTTGTAAGAGGGGTCGGCACGTTGGTGCACACAGCAATAGAACGATCAGCTACCTCACTGGCACGCACTTCTCTGCCTTGGTAGTACCTCAGCTGAAGGGATTGAATAGACGGAGTGAAAGGAGTGTGGCAGTGGGATCATAAAttgctttccttcagcaaagCTCTTTGTGTCATGCTCCTCACACAGATGCTTCAAACAGCGCAGCTGGGATTCACCCCTTCTTCAAGTGTCAAAATGAGCTGATTCGAACACTGATGGTAAATGGTGAAGGGCTGGGGGGATGCTGAATATTGCACACATTTAcgtcttcttctttttcttcttcccattgTGAGCACAATCAAAAGCAAAGATTCTCTTTATTTACTTGAAAAAGATCTGTTAAACATTTTCCCCACTTCTGCCACCCGCATACTCATCATGGTCTTTCTGCTCCAGCATCTTTCCGTCTGGAGTTTAAACACAGTGTTGCACTGATGTCTGCCCTGTCAGCCATGATGAACACTTTTTCTAGGGTCTAGAACCTGTTCGAGgcactttcttttccagttaaaTAGCAAGCATCAGTAGTGTAAATACGAGCTCAAAACCCTCCACGGTTCTTGTCTGaagtttgctttctgctgctttagtTGTTTCAGGTCATGCCTTCAGCTCAGCGCGGGCTCTGCCAGTTCATGATCCAGATGTTCTCAGTGTGCAAAAGGAGTCGGATGGCCCTTAAGGCAGCCGAGGTGAACGCCCAAAACCTTAACCCCTTGATAGAGGTTGTCAGAGCAAGCTCCCCCATCAAGGGTGATAGGGAAGCTGTGGAAGCTAGGGGTGGAGAGTCAGGAAAGGGTGTAAGAGAATTAAGGATTTGAGCATGCACTGTAGTAGGTTGAACGCAGAGGTCTTCGCTGAGCATTCTCTCCTTTGTGAGTGGTGAATTCCTTTGTAGTGTGTGACCTCTTCAAGGATTGCAAACATCTTTTTGAATTGACATGCAAAAATTCTCCAGTCTCTGAAATGTGGTGACCATAGCAGGACAGCTTTTTGAGATCTCGCAACCGAGAGTACCCTGCGTGGCTGCTGTAGGTGGAGATTCCACTTGGTTGTCATTTCTTCCACATTCCCCTGTTAACTGCTCTCTGAATTGAAATTTTGCTTGGTGTGTTAGAATTAATTGCTTAAATGAAAGGTTCGTAGGGCATCTAATAGCAGTTGAAAATCTGATCACTTCTTGCATGTCTTTATTGCATAGAGAGATACTGTGATCCCACTGTTCCTGTGCCGGACGTGCATACCAAGGAGGATCTTGGTCCCTCTGTTGGTTTTATGGGATGTTGCTGTGCCTTCCTTATCCAGGGAAACAGGCTTTCAACCAAAGAAAGAGTTTTATACATGATATTTGGGATGTGTCTTGGAGCAGCCCTTCTGATCGGAGTT
This sequence is a window from Falco peregrinus isolate bFalPer1 chromosome 14, bFalPer1.pri, whole genome shotgun sequence. Protein-coding genes within it:
- the PDPR gene encoding pyruvate dehydrogenase phosphatase regulatory subunit, mitochondrial isoform X1, with translation MFLRLLSDTRWRAANPKWRRMTCSRRSTSSTQEPHPASLPAQAQVVICGGGITGTSVAYHLSKMGWKDIVLLEQGRLAAGTTRFCAGIVSTARHVSIELKMADYSNKLYQQLEQETGVVTGYVKTGSISLAQTQDRLISLKRIASSLNVMGIPCEIITPKQVAQLHPLINIHDLVGAMYVPEDALVSSANVSLALATAASRNGVQIYERTSVSHVAVQNGCVTGVETDRGQIQCQYFVNCAGQWAYELGHSGKEPVNIPLHACEHFYLLTHPLKEPLASSLPTIVDPDGRIYIRNWQGGILSGGFEKNPKPLFTEGRNQLEIQNLQEDWDHFEPLLSALLRRMPDLEALQIMQLVNCPESFTPDMRCIMGESPTVRGYFVLAGMNSAGISYGGGAGKYLAEWMVNGYPSENVWPLDLKRFGALQSSRTFLRHRVMEVMPLICDLKVPRWDFQTGRQLRTSPLYDRLDAQGARWMEKHGFERVKYFVPPGKDLLDLDQSKTFYKPDWFDIVGSEVKCCKEAVCVIDMSSFTKFEISSTGDQALESLQYLFSNDLDVPVGHVVHTGMLNEKGGYENDCSIARLSKRSFFMISPTDQQVHCWAWLKNRLPDDGNLTMEDVTWKYTALNLIGPRAVDVLSELSYAPMTPEHFPSLFCKEMSVGYANGIRVMSITHTGEPGFMLYIPIEYALHVYNEVMNMGQKYGIRNAGYYALRSLRIEKFFAFWGQDLDAFTTPMECGREFQVKLDKGMQFVGQEALLEQKQSGVYKRFTMFILEDHDTDMDLWPWWGEPIFRNGRYVGKTTSSAYSYTLERHVCLGFVQHFDEKTGEELVVTTDFINQGEYEIDIAGQRFQAKAKLYPFSSLFTHRRRKDEVELSGYQRE
- the PDPR gene encoding pyruvate dehydrogenase phosphatase regulatory subunit, mitochondrial isoform X2, giving the protein MVNGYPSENVWPLDLKRFGALQSSRTFLRHRVMEVMPLICDLKVPRWDFQTGRQLRTSPLYDRLDAQGARWMEKHGFERVKYFVPPGKDLLDLDQSKTFYKPDWFDIVGSEVKCCKEAVCVIDMSSFTKFEISSTGDQALESLQYLFSNDLDVPVGHVVHTGMLNEKGGYENDCSIARLSKRSFFMISPTDQQVHCWAWLKNRLPDDGNLTMEDVTWKYTALNLIGPRAVDVLSELSYAPMTPEHFPSLFCKEMSVGYANGIRVMSITHTGEPGFMLYIPIEYALHVYNEVMNMGQKYGIRNAGYYALRSLRIEKFFAFWGQDLDAFTTPMECGREFQVKLDKGMQFVGQEALLEQKQSGVYKRFTMFILEDHDTDMDLWPWWGEPIFRNGRYVGKTTSSAYSYTLERHVCLGFVQHFDEKTGEELVVTTDFINQGEYEIDIAGQRFQAKAKLYPFSSLFTHRRRKDEVELSGYQRE